From a single Mycolicibacterium mengxianglii genomic region:
- a CDS encoding NUDIX domain-containing protein produces the protein MDHIRRTGSREVYRNPWMTLREDAIRRPDGTPGIYGVVDKPTYALVIACGGGPTADLYCLVEQFRYPLGLRRWEFPQGTAPGMAETEPAELAARELREETGLTATTWTALGMLDVAPGMSSQRGRVFLATGLTEGEPELEPEEQDLRSAWFSREQIETMMRSGEITDAQSIAAWTLLLLHERTDQA, from the coding sequence ATGGATCACATCCGGCGCACCGGGTCACGTGAGGTGTACCGGAACCCGTGGATGACATTGCGGGAAGACGCCATTCGCCGCCCCGACGGCACACCCGGTATCTACGGGGTGGTGGACAAACCGACGTATGCGCTGGTGATCGCGTGCGGCGGTGGACCCACCGCAGATCTGTACTGCCTGGTCGAACAGTTCCGGTACCCACTCGGCCTGCGACGCTGGGAGTTCCCACAGGGCACCGCCCCCGGCATGGCGGAGACGGAACCGGCGGAGTTGGCGGCCAGAGAACTGCGCGAAGAGACCGGACTCACCGCCACCACCTGGACCGCCCTCGGCATGCTCGATGTGGCTCCGGGCATGAGCAGTCAGCGCGGGCGCGTCTTTCTGGCAACCGGCCTCACCGAAGGTGAACCGGAGCTCGAACCCGAAGAGCAGGATCTCCGCAGCGCCTGGTTCAGCCGCGAGCAGATCGAGACGATGATGCGGTCCGGCGAGATCACCGACGCCCAGTCCATTGCCGCGTGGACACTGCTGCTGTTGCACGAACGGACCGACCAGGCCTGA